A window of Methylomonas sp. 11b genomic DNA:
CAAACCGTTATAAATCTCCCATTCCGGGATATAGCGGATGCCGGATTGCTTTGCCGAAAGTCTGCCGCGTATTTCTTGCCAATCGTTACCGATGGGAGAAAAGCCGGCCATACCGGTAACGACCACGCGCCGCGTCAACACAAACCTCCATTCACGGAAATCACTTGGCGGGTAATGTAGCCGGCATCTTCGGACATCAAAAATGCCACCAACGCGGCGACTTCTTCCGGCGTACCTAAGCGTTTGGCGGGCACGGCGGCAAGCGCCTCTTCAAGCGGCAAACCTTCCAGCATCTCGGTCTCGATTAAACCCGGAGCCACGCAATTAACGGTGATTTTGCGTTTCGCCAATTCCACTGCGAGCGCTTTAGTTGCACCGATGATGCCGGCCTTGGCCGCGCTGTAATTGACTTGACCACGGTTACCGACCAAACCGGACACTGAAGACAGGGTAACGATACGGCCCGGCTTGCGCCGTTGTATCATCGGCATTACCAGCGGAAACAGAACGTTGTAAAAGCCATCCAGATTACTGCGCAGCACTTGGTCCCAGTCTTCACCGCTCAGTGCCGGAAAAGCGTTGTCTCGCGATAGCCCGGCGTTACAGACCACACCATAATACGCGCCGTTGGCCAGGATGTCGGTTTCCAAACTGTCCTTGGCGGCGCTACGGTCGGCTAAATCAAAACTCAGCACTCGGGCCTGGCGACCCATCTCGACAATCTGTTCTTGTACTTGCTCTGCCTCATCCAGCCGGCTACGGCAATGGACGACAATATCGTAGCCCTCGCGAGCAAGACGCAAGGCAATAGCTTTGCCGATGCCTCGGCTGGATCCCGTCACCAGGATGGTTGGTTGGCTCATATTCCTTTTCCGGCGAGAAATTTTTGCGAATCCTGTGGCAGCAACACATTTAACTTCGAGCTGGCATTGATATTTGGCCCCGCTATCGTGCAGCCGAACACCGACATATCGTTGGCGGCTTCGATAATCTTTTCCGCCCTCACGGTCAGCTTCGTGCCGCAAGGAAAACTACCGACCGAGCACTCGAAGTAACGGGTACCCAATAAAAACCCCAAACCAATCGCTTCGCCCCGGCACTTGCGATGATAACCGGAGTACGCCGCAATGGCCTGCGCCATGTATTCCAATCCCACCCAGGCCGGCACGTTATTTTCAGCACTGGAAAACAGGCCGTCGTCGCGGACATTGAGTTCGGCGACAATATGGCTGTCACCGACTTCGAGCACCCTATCCAGAAGCACCATACGCCCGGACTGAGGTACTAGCGTTTCGATGGCATAAGGGAAAGCCGCTGGACTGTCAGGGATGTCCAATGAGCAAGGACACATTGTTTCCGCCGAATGAAAAAGAGTTGCTGAGGCAGTATTGTAGCGGCTTTAGCGACTGGTTTTCCAGCCCGACCAAGTGCAGCCTTACCATATCGGGATCAGGCTCGCCATCCCACAGATGTGGGGGCAAACGACTTTCTTGATGTAAATCAGACAGTAGCAACCAGCACAAACCCGCTTCGAGCGCACCGGCCGCTCCCAAACAATGGCCGATGGAGGGCTTGCTGGAACTGCAAAACGTATCGCTACCGAACAACTGCCCGACTGCCCGATTTTCCATCGCATCGTTTTGCCAAGTTGCGGTGCCGTGCAGATTGATGTAATCGATTTGCTCAGGCTTTAGCTGCGCGTCGTCCAGCGCAGCCTGCATCGCCAGTAACGCGCAACTACCGTCGGGGCGTGGCGCGGAAATATGATAAGCATCGGCACTGGCACCAACGCCCAGCAAGGCGATGTCGCCCGGCTCGCGAGTCATCAAAAATAGTGCCGCACCTTCGCCTATCATCGTGCCGTCGCGATTTTTACTAAACGGATTGCAAGTGGTTTTGCTGAGGGCACCCAATGCAAAAAAGCCTTCCAGCGTGGTGCGGCATAAACTGTCGGCACCACCCACCAACACCGCATCGCAGACACCCAAGCGTATCAAGCGGCGCGCTGAGGCCAAGGCATTGGCACTGGATGAGCATGTCGTGGAAACGGTGTAGGCCGGACCGCGAATATCCAGGTAAGCCGCCAAAAACTCCGCCGCACCGCCCAATTCCTGCTGCTTGTAGTGATAGTGGCTTGGCATGCCCCCGGTTTCCCGCAACACTTGCACGGCGGTTTCACCCTCGGCAATCCCGGAGGTACTGGTGCCGACCACTATGCCGATCCGTTCCGCGCCGTAACGGGCTATGGCTTTGCCGACCGAAGCCTCAATCTGGTGGAGCGCCGACAGCAACAAACGGTTGTTGCGGCAATCGTATTGTTTGAGCTTAGAGGGAATGACAGGTAGCTGGGTTATTACGCCGAAGGCGGGAATGGTTGAGTTCAGCCAGGCCGACGGTACCGGCTGAACGGAGCGACCGGCAAGCCACCCGGCTAAAATATCTGCCTTGCTGCCGCCCAGGGCGCAGACCATGCCTAAATCACGTAAATACAAAAACTACACCCGTTCAGGCAGTTTGATAAGTTGCCAGGATGGCCTCGATTTTTTTGGCGGAGCGCTGCGTCATCGGGTTTGCTTCGTCCCACGCATAGCCGGCCAGGATGGAACAAATCATGGCCTTGACGCTGGCCAACTGATCTTCTTCAAAAATGATTTGTTGGAAACGGCCATCGTACCAAGCCTCCACATAAGCCCGAAACACTTCTATGCCCTTGCGCAAAGCCTGTTCGTATTCGACAGACCAGTTTACCGGCTCACCGCGTAATTGCCGGTTAACCAAGGGCACGGCCAGCGCGGCTGATTTCATCGCAATTGTCACACCGGATGAAAACACCGGATCCAAGAACTCGCCGGCATTGCCGAGTAAGGCAAAACCCTGGCCATAGAGTTGCTTGACGTTGGCCGAGTAGCCGCCGATGGTATTAGCGGGCGTATCGAAACGGGCGTTGGTCAATAACTCAGCGAGCCGCGGCTCCTCCATCGCCATTTCTTTCAGCACGTCCAACGGCTCGCCGCTGCGCTGGTCCAGAAAACCGGCTGGCGTCACGACACCCAGCGAGCTTCTGCCGTTACTAAACGGAATCAGCCAGTACCAGACTTCATGAAATTCCGGATGAATAGCAATTAGAATTTTATTGCGGTCGTAATCAGATAC
This region includes:
- the fabG gene encoding 3-oxoacyl-ACP reductase FabG — its product is MSQPTILVTGSSRGIGKAIALRLAREGYDIVVHCRSRLDEAEQVQEQIVEMGRQARVLSFDLADRSAAKDSLETDILANGAYYGVVCNAGLSRDNAFPALSGEDWDQVLRSNLDGFYNVLFPLVMPMIQRRKPGRIVTLSSVSGLVGNRGQVNYSAAKAGIIGATKALAVELAKRKITVNCVAPGLIETEMLEGLPLEEALAAVPAKRLGTPEEVAALVAFLMSEDAGYITRQVISVNGGLC
- a CDS encoding ApeP family dehydratase; translated protein: MCPCSLDIPDSPAAFPYAIETLVPQSGRMVLLDRVLEVGDSHIVAELNVRDDGLFSSAENNVPAWVGLEYMAQAIAAYSGYHRKCRGEAIGLGFLLGTRYFECSVGSFPCGTKLTVRAEKIIEAANDMSVFGCTIAGPNINASSKLNVLLPQDSQKFLAGKGI
- a CDS encoding beta-ketoacyl-[acyl-carrier-protein] synthase family protein — encoded protein: MYLRDLGMVCALGGSKADILAGWLAGRSVQPVPSAWLNSTIPAFGVITQLPVIPSKLKQYDCRNNRLLLSALHQIEASVGKAIARYGAERIGIVVGTSTSGIAEGETAVQVLRETGGMPSHYHYKQQELGGAAEFLAAYLDIRGPAYTVSTTCSSSANALASARRLIRLGVCDAVLVGGADSLCRTTLEGFFALGALSKTTCNPFSKNRDGTMIGEGAALFLMTREPGDIALLGVGASADAYHISAPRPDGSCALLAMQAALDDAQLKPEQIDYINLHGTATWQNDAMENRAVGQLFGSDTFCSSSKPSIGHCLGAAGALEAGLCWLLLSDLHQESRLPPHLWDGEPDPDMVRLHLVGLENQSLKPLQYCLSNSFSFGGNNVSLLIGHP
- a CDS encoding NAD(P)/FAD-dependent oxidoreductase; the encoded protein is MDADVLIIGAGPSGSVAAKMLKQLGHQVVILEKEQFPRFSIGESLLPQCMAFMEAADMLPAVTAEGFQFKNGAAFSRAGKLTEFDFTQKFSPGWGTTFQVPRAHFDKVLADSAEAAGVPIHYQQTILAADFSNPGHASLTSVDASGVHKEWRAKMVLDASGFGRVLPRLLDLETPSSLSPRRALFTHIEDRITVSDYDRNKILIAIHPEFHEVWYWLIPFSNGRSSLGVVTPAGFLDQRSGEPLDVLKEMAMEEPRLAELLTNARFDTPANTIGGYSANVKQLYGQGFALLGNAGEFLDPVFSSGVTIAMKSAALAVPLVNRQLRGEPVNWSVEYEQALRKGIEVFRAYVEAWYDGRFQQIIFEEDQLASVKAMICSILAGYAWDEANPMTQRSAKKIEAILATYQTA